One Lachnospiraceae bacterium C1.1 genomic region harbors:
- the rsmA gene encoding 16S rRNA (adenine(1518)-N(6)/adenine(1519)-N(6))-dimethyltransferase RsmA — protein sequence MADLGNPSRTKEIMQKYDFVLKKKFGQNFLIDDNILKKIVSSSGVTKDDFVVEIGPGIGAMTQHLCEAAGKVIAVEIDDKLIPVLGETLGEYDNVRVINNDILKMDLNELAAKENDGKPFHIVANLPYYITTPIIMGLFESHAPIASITVMIQKEVADRMKAGPKSKDYGALSLAVQYYSNVEIVAEVSPKCFIPAPKVGSTVVHLERAKAPKVEVADEKLMFSLIRAAFNQRRKTLANALKNSPLLQFSKEEIESSILRIDKKVTVRGEELSLEEFAKLTGILKEIHG from the coding sequence ATGGCTGATCTTGGAAATCCATCAAGAACAAAAGAAATAATGCAGAAATACGATTTTGTCCTGAAGAAAAAATTCGGACAGAATTTTCTGATAGATGATAATATATTAAAGAAAATCGTGTCTTCTTCAGGCGTGACAAAAGATGATTTCGTAGTTGAGATAGGACCGGGAATCGGAGCCATGACACAGCATCTTTGTGAAGCGGCAGGAAAAGTAATAGCCGTAGAGATAGATGATAAGCTTATTCCTGTGCTGGGAGAGACTCTTGGAGAATACGATAATGTGAGGGTGATCAATAATGATATCCTTAAAATGGACTTAAACGAGCTTGCAGCAAAGGAAAATGACGGTAAGCCTTTTCATATAGTTGCAAATCTTCCATATTATATAACAACGCCGATAATAATGGGACTTTTCGAAAGTCATGCGCCTATCGCCTCCATAACGGTTATGATTCAGAAAGAAGTTGCTGACAGGATGAAGGCGGGGCCTAAAAGCAAAGATTACGGGGCGCTTTCGCTTGCAGTTCAGTATTATTCAAATGTTGAGATTGTGGCGGAGGTCTCACCTAAATGCTTTATACCTGCACCAAAGGTTGGTTCTACGGTGGTTCATCTAGAGAGGGCAAAGGCACCAAAGGTGGAAGTGGCGGATGAAAAGCTTATGTTCAGCCTTATAAGGGCAGCTTTTAACCAGAGAAGAAAGACATTGGCAAATGCATTAAAGAATTCTCCGCTTCTTCAGTTTTCAAAAGAAGAAATTGAAAGTTCTATTTTAAGAATTGATAAAAAAGTTACCGTAAGGGGAGAGGAACTTTCGCTTGAAGAATTTGCAAAATTAACAGGAATTTTAAAAGAAATACACGGTTGA
- a CDS encoding TatD family hydrolase, giving the protein MIKIFDTHAHYDDSRFDEDRENAIKKIREAGVRHFVNVASDLKSVDTCLNLVKEHEESYAALGIIPGECGDITENDIVSIGEKLSSFDRAVAVGEIGLDYYWKENPAPEIQKKWFIRQLDLARQTNKPVVIHSRDAAADTLEIMKAEDAGKIGGVIHCFSYSPEIAAEYVKMGFFLGIGGVVTFKNAKKTVEVVRKMPLETLVLETDCPYLAPTPHRGERNSSDLLPNVAERIAEIKEISVDEVYEKTYENALRLYRIEE; this is encoded by the coding sequence ATGATAAAAATTTTTGATACACATGCGCACTATGACGACAGCAGATTTGATGAAGACAGAGAAAATGCAATAAAAAAGATCAGGGAAGCAGGGGTAAGACATTTTGTAAATGTTGCTTCTGACCTGAAATCAGTGGATACCTGTCTTAATCTGGTAAAAGAACATGAGGAATCCTATGCAGCACTGGGAATAATTCCGGGCGAATGCGGAGATATCACTGAAAATGATATAGTATCGATCGGAGAAAAGCTCAGTTCTTTTGACAGGGCAGTGGCAGTGGGAGAGATAGGGCTTGACTATTACTGGAAAGAAAATCCCGCTCCGGAAATACAGAAAAAATGGTTTATAAGGCAGCTGGATCTTGCCAGACAGACAAATAAACCCGTAGTGATACATTCGAGGGATGCAGCAGCGGATACGCTTGAGATAATGAAAGCTGAGGATGCCGGAAAGATCGGAGGAGTAATTCACTGCTTTTCATATTCGCCCGAAATAGCGGCAGAATACGTCAAAATGGGATTTTTCCTGGGCATTGGCGGAGTCGTTACATTTAAGAATGCTAAAAAGACGGTAGAAGTTGTAAGAAAAATGCCGCTGGAAACTCTTGTTCTGGAGACGGATTGCCCTTATCTGGCACCGACACCCCATAGGGGAGAGAGAAATTCGTCAGATCTGCTCCCGAATGTTGCAGAAAGAATTGCCGAGATAAAGGAAATATCCGTGGATGAGGTTTATGAAAAGACCTATGAGAATGCGCTGAGACTTTACAGGATAGAAGAATAA
- a CDS encoding CotH kinase family protein has translation MKKRKKSGFDWLFLIVLLVSVLIISFSIYMAVKDYLPQKTKFNTEVDEFSGIVVRAKENPGMYFDVEAYMKEDEAYIFLPETADESELIFYLTDEDGALLKRVQHDFTEADMEICGINVTVMKSDLPSINLGIYDEYPALEDVEADKDHNVSTKAYFEMDDYEGNIIDGVVKMRGRGNTSWKEDKKSYQIKFEKSTDLLNMGEAKTWVLLANAGDFSLLRNEVFLNLAADMGMPYTAEIKEVNLFINGEYRGVYSLAEKVENAKNRVELGDGDYLYRIGMDADGFSFLAYLNEDAEGEGNFKKLYGELRDVRGSEKIKRSEQYLIDAMEQLYDSKSDLSLLDVESVAKYYWLQEFSKTTDPTGRSVYLYWISSEGKMYMGPAWDYDRTAGIIEMPFLEEDYLWPTGWTARARDYYPALLKNETFLEVMKDVYENGVKEAFEKAADEVADRAYNIEYDAEMNFIRWDVLEEEESNKVAEVYGDNSWDSQIEWLEDWLTMRCDWIEEEMEELD, from the coding sequence ATGAAGAAAAGAAAAAAATCGGGCTTTGACTGGCTTTTTCTTATAGTATTATTGGTGAGCGTTCTTATTATTTCGTTTTCAATATACATGGCGGTTAAAGATTACCTTCCTCAAAAAACAAAATTTAATACAGAAGTGGATGAGTTTTCCGGAATCGTAGTCAGGGCAAAGGAAAACCCCGGAATGTATTTTGACGTAGAAGCATATATGAAAGAAGATGAGGCATATATCTTTTTGCCGGAGACAGCAGATGAGTCAGAATTAATATTTTACCTGACTGACGAGGATGGAGCTCTCTTGAAAAGAGTTCAGCATGATTTCACAGAGGCTGATATGGAGATATGTGGAATAAATGTGACAGTTATGAAGTCTGATCTGCCGAGTATAAATTTAGGGATTTATGATGAATATCCTGCACTCGAGGATGTTGAGGCGGATAAGGATCATAATGTTTCTACAAAGGCATATTTCGAAATGGATGATTATGAGGGAAATATAATCGATGGCGTAGTAAAAATGCGTGGCCGCGGAAATACTTCCTGGAAAGAAGATAAGAAATCATATCAGATAAAATTTGAGAAATCCACAGATCTCCTTAACATGGGTGAGGCAAAGACCTGGGTATTGCTTGCAAATGCCGGGGACTTTTCGCTTTTAAGAAATGAGGTATTCTTAAATCTGGCAGCAGATATGGGCATGCCCTATACAGCAGAGATCAAGGAGGTTAATCTCTTTATAAACGGAGAATACCGCGGAGTATATTCTCTGGCTGAAAAAGTAGAAAATGCGAAAAACAGGGTAGAGCTTGGAGACGGTGATTACTTATATCGTATAGGAATGGACGCTGACGGATTTTCATTTTTGGCATATCTGAATGAAGATGCCGAGGGAGAAGGTAATTTCAAAAAGCTTTACGGAGAACTGAGGGACGTACGCGGAAGCGAAAAAATAAAGCGTTCAGAGCAATACCTTATAGATGCAATGGAGCAGCTTTACGACAGCAAATCGGATCTTTCACTGCTGGACGTGGAGTCAGTGGCAAAATATTACTGGCTGCAGGAGTTTTCGAAAACCACTGATCCAACAGGAAGAAGTGTTTATCTCTACTGGATTTCAAGTGAAGGCAAAATGTATATGGGACCTGCCTGGGACTATGACAGAACGGCTGGGATCATAGAAATGCCATTCCTGGAGGAAGATTATTTATGGCCTACGGGATGGACTGCAAGAGCGAGAGATTATTATCCGGCTTTATTGAAAAATGAAACATTCCTTGAGGTTATGAAAGATGTCTACGAGAACGGAGTAAAAGAAGCTTTCGAGAAGGCGGCAGATGAAGTAGCCGACAGAGCATATAATATAGAATATGATGCCGAAATGAATTTCATCAGATGGGATGTGCTCGAAGAAGAGGAAAGCAATAAAGTTGCGGAAGTTTACGGAGATAATTCCTGGGATAGTCAGATCGAATGGCTGGAAGACTGGCTGACTATGAGATGTGACTGGATCGAAGAAGAGATGGAAGAATTGGATTAA
- the cls gene encoding cardiolipin synthase, whose amino-acid sequence MAKIRVERKTDVKVSIVRILIVLASVCIQIWWITYLLLILYKESPWIRIAYALIPLMISLAVYGRHINASYKLPWLVIVLAFSPMGAVMYVIFGRKGAIDRQKREYRELDDLVKKLSVGNAEIIDKIRKDDSYVAASCSYIKSASGMPVWEHSSAEYYNDPTLGALAQVEELRKAESFIFMEYHAIQDGPGFDPFFNVLCEKARAGVEVRLIFDDVGSIMFINRDFINAMKEAGVQILDFNPISPLFHVFMNYRDHRKITVIDGRVAFTGGYNLADEYFHFTKPYGYWKDSGVKITGEAVLSFSIIFLEMWNYIKETDNQYTLEKYLGSTVSLPENDGFIQPYADSPMTEEPLAEGVYLNIVRMAKNYCYFVTPYLIITDEFMRELTDAAKRGVDVRIITPGIPDKKLVYAETRSYYAPLVRSGVRIYEYTPGFAHAKMCISDDEKATVGSVNLDFRSLYLHFENGVFFYRTKMISEIYDDFMEMFDESEEVTEKYIAHRSIPVRIKHSLLRLVAPML is encoded by the coding sequence ATGGCAAAAATCAGAGTTGAACGTAAAACCGATGTTAAAGTCAGCATAGTCAGGATCTTGATCGTCCTGGCATCAGTTTGCATTCAGATATGGTGGATCACCTATCTTTTGCTAATTCTCTATAAAGAAAGTCCCTGGATAAGAATAGCCTATGCACTTATACCGCTTATGATAAGTCTTGCGGTCTACGGGCGCCATATCAATGCTTCCTATAAACTGCCATGGCTTGTCATTGTGCTGGCATTCAGCCCGATGGGCGCGGTCATGTATGTGATTTTTGGAAGAAAAGGCGCGATAGACAGGCAGAAAAGAGAATATCGGGAGTTAGATGATCTGGTAAAAAAATTGTCTGTTGGAAATGCTGAAATTATAGATAAGATAAGAAAAGATGACAGCTATGTAGCGGCATCATGCTCCTATATCAAATCTGCATCGGGAATGCCGGTATGGGAGCACAGCAGTGCAGAATACTATAATGATCCGACATTAGGTGCATTGGCACAGGTGGAAGAACTTCGAAAGGCCGAGAGCTTTATTTTTATGGAATATCATGCCATACAGGATGGACCGGGATTTGATCCCTTTTTTAATGTGCTTTGTGAAAAGGCAAGAGCCGGAGTCGAAGTAAGACTTATATTTGACGATGTCGGAAGCATAATGTTCATAAACCGTGATTTTATAAATGCGATGAAAGAGGCAGGAGTCCAGATACTGGATTTTAATCCTATATCGCCGCTCTTTCATGTTTTCATGAATTACAGGGATCATCGTAAAATAACAGTAATAGACGGACGTGTCGCATTTACCGGAGGCTATAATCTGGCAGATGAGTATTTTCATTTCACGAAACCTTACGGTTATTGGAAAGACAGCGGTGTAAAGATCACAGGCGAAGCCGTTTTAAGTTTCAGCATTATCTTTCTTGAGATGTGGAATTATATAAAAGAAACTGATAATCAGTATACATTGGAAAAATATCTGGGATCGACCGTGAGCCTTCCGGAAAATGATGGCTTTATACAGCCTTATGCGGACAGTCCAATGACAGAGGAGCCACTGGCTGAAGGTGTTTACCTTAATATAGTCCGTATGGCAAAGAACTATTGCTATTTTGTTACGCCATACCTTATAATAACTGATGAGTTTATGAGGGAGCTGACTGATGCGGCAAAACGCGGAGTTGATGTGAGGATAATAACACCCGGTATACCGGACAAGAAACTGGTTTATGCAGAAACGCGTTCCTATTATGCACCGCTGGTCAGATCGGGGGTAAGGATATACGAATATACGCCTGGCTTTGCTCATGCAAAGATGTGTATATCGGATGATGAAAAGGCCACTGTAGGATCTGTTAATCTGGATTTCAGGAGCCTTTATCTTCATTTTGAAAACGGGGTATTTTTCTACAGAACAAAGATGATAAGCGAAATATACGATGACTTTATGGAAATGTTTGATGAAAGCGAAGAAGTTACAGAAAAGTATATTGCGCATAGAAGCATACCGGTAAGGATAAAGCATAGCCTCTTGAGACTGGTGGCACCGATGCTTTAA
- the ptsP gene encoding phosphoenolpyruvate--protein phosphotransferase, whose amino-acid sequence MERYTGKKIYEGIAIGKIAYLGKKEQVVERKHTEDSEGEKRRYESAREEAISQLRALYEKTKTEIGEADAEIFDVHAMMLEDDGYNDSVYNIIEAQKMNAEYAVAVTGDNFAETFASMDDEYFKARSVDVKDISERVIRILTGEGEASVDATVPSILVADDLTPSETVQLDKSKILAFVTRKGSSNSHTAILARTMNIPAIINIDVNESWNGKMGILDSDKNIFIVDPDETTMKMYEALLDEQNQKKQLLQDLKGKPTETKSGKSIMLYANVGNLSDIASALQYDAGGIGLFRSEFIYLGKETYPTEEEQFAIYRKAAELMAGKKVIIRTLDIGADKQCDYFELGHEENPAMGFRAIRICLKRPEVFKTQLRALFRAAAYGNIYIMYPMITSMSEISQIKKIVAEVKAELEEQGVPYKDAPQGVMIETPAAAVITDLLAKEVDFFSIGTNDLTQYTLAIDRQNAALDDFCDTHHEAVLRLIKMTVDNAHAAGIWAGICGELAADTSLTKTFLEMGVDELSVAPPSVLKVRKIVRDCD is encoded by the coding sequence ATGGAACGCTATACAGGGAAGAAAATCTATGAAGGGATAGCAATCGGAAAGATTGCCTATCTTGGAAAGAAAGAACAGGTTGTCGAAAGAAAACATACAGAAGACAGTGAAGGCGAGAAAAGGCGCTATGAATCTGCACGTGAAGAGGCAATAAGCCAGCTTAGAGCCCTTTACGAAAAGACAAAGACCGAGATCGGTGAAGCAGATGCTGAAATTTTTGATGTACATGCAATGATGCTTGAGGATGATGGTTACAATGATTCCGTATATAACATCATTGAAGCACAGAAAATGAATGCTGAATATGCTGTAGCTGTTACCGGAGATAACTTTGCCGAGACTTTTGCCTCCATGGATGATGAGTATTTCAAGGCTCGTTCTGTTGATGTAAAAGATATATCGGAGCGTGTCATCAGAATTCTTACAGGAGAGGGTGAAGCATCTGTAGATGCAACTGTACCTTCAATCCTTGTAGCTGATGATCTTACTCCTTCAGAGACTGTTCAGCTTGATAAGTCGAAGATTCTTGCGTTTGTTACAAGAAAGGGCTCATCAAATTCACATACGGCAATTCTTGCACGTACAATGAATATTCCTGCGATCATAAACATTGATGTAAATGAGAGCTGGAATGGTAAGATGGGTATTCTTGATTCTGATAAGAACATTTTTATTGTTGACCCGGATGAGACAACAATGAAGATGTACGAAGCGCTTCTTGATGAGCAGAATCAGAAAAAACAGCTTCTTCAGGACTTAAAGGGCAAACCTACTGAGACAAAGTCCGGAAAGAGCATTATGCTTTATGCAAATGTTGGAAATCTTTCTGATATTGCTTCTGCACTGCAGTATGATGCAGGCGGAATTGGTCTTTTCAGAAGTGAGTTTATCTACCTCGGCAAGGAAACATATCCTACAGAGGAAGAACAGTTTGCAATCTATCGTAAGGCTGCAGAGCTTATGGCCGGTAAAAAGGTTATCATCCGTACACTGGACATAGGTGCAGATAAACAGTGTGATTATTTTGAGCTCGGTCATGAGGAAAATCCTGCTATGGGATTCAGAGCTATAAGAATCTGCCTCAAGAGACCGGAAGTCTTCAAGACACAGCTCAGAGCACTCTTCCGCGCAGCAGCATACGGAAACATTTATATCATGTATCCGATGATCACTTCAATGTCTGAGATCAGTCAGATAAAGAAGATAGTTGCAGAGGTTAAGGCTGAGCTCGAAGAGCAGGGTGTACCTTATAAAGATGCACCTCAGGGTGTTATGATCGAGACACCTGCAGCAGCAGTTATTACTGACCTTCTTGCAAAAGAAGTTGACTTCTTCAGCATCGGTACTAACGATCTGACACAGTATACACTCGCTATAGACCGTCAGAATGCAGCACTTGATGATTTCTGTGATACACATCATGAGGCAGTACTTCGTCTTATAAAGATGACAGTAGACAATGCACATGCAGCAGGAATCTGGGCAGGAATCTGCGGAGAACTTGCAGCAGACACATCGCTTACAAAGACATTCCTTGAAATGGGTGTAGATGAGCTCTCAGTAGCTCCTCCTTCAGTCCTCAAGGTAAGGAAGATAGTTCGCGATTGTGATTAA
- a CDS encoding HPr family phosphocarrier protein — MKEFEYKITDEVGLHARPAGLLVKCAKQFKSDIKVEYNGKSASAKALMAIMAMGVMKDAVVKITVEGEDEETACSEVKKFMEENL, encoded by the coding sequence ATGAAAGAATTCGAGTATAAGATAACAGATGAAGTAGGATTACATGCACGTCCGGCTGGATTACTTGTAAAGTGCGCTAAGCAGTTTAAGAGTGACATCAAGGTTGAATATAATGGTAAGTCTGCAAGTGCAAAGGCACTTATGGCTATTATGGCAATGGGCGTTATGAAAGATGCTGTTGTTAAGATTACTGTTGAAGGTGAAGACGAAGAGACAGCTTGCAGCGAAGTTAAAAAATTCATGGAAGAGAATCTGTAA
- a CDS encoding NlpC/P60 family protein has protein sequence MFKKSLIALSIGLVFIPATVFAASKVRYAAGVATVVESSTEAEEEEEEDESGAIIINDEEDIETDTEESTEAITSTEEISAGAGSVRSIEENAEMLEEAANTEDGSISGYENLGIAKVDDNLNIREKADGESELVGKMRKNSACEILDVDGEWAHIKSGSVQGYVKAEYLLTGDEALERAREVETLMARVCTTTLYVREEPNTDARILTMVPMDEELEITEGEEGDDWIKIEIDEDEGYISADYIKFVEKLETAISIQELKYGEGVSDVRVSIVNYAKQFLGNPYVWGGTSLTHGADCSGYVQSIFKHFNIYLPRTSSQQATCGTKVSASEMKPGDLVFYAKYGRVNHVAIYIGNGQVINASSPKTGIKISNTYYRTPVAIRRVISD, from the coding sequence AGAAGCCGAAGAAGAGGAAGAAGAGGATGAAAGCGGCGCGATCATAATAAATGATGAAGAAGATATTGAGACCGATACGGAGGAGAGTACCGAAGCAATAACTTCCACCGAGGAGATATCTGCCGGAGCCGGATCCGTAAGGTCTATAGAAGAAAATGCCGAAATGCTTGAAGAAGCTGCAAATACCGAGGATGGCTCTATATCGGGCTATGAAAATCTTGGTATTGCAAAGGTAGACGATAACCTTAATATTAGAGAAAAAGCAGACGGAGAGTCAGAGCTTGTCGGAAAGATGAGAAAGAATTCAGCCTGTGAGATCTTAGATGTCGATGGTGAATGGGCTCATATAAAATCCGGATCGGTGCAGGGATATGTTAAGGCCGAGTACCTTCTTACCGGAGATGAAGCCTTGGAAAGAGCAAGGGAAGTTGAGACGCTTATGGCAAGGGTCTGCACTACTACTCTTTATGTCCGCGAGGAACCCAATACAGATGCACGGATCCTTACAATGGTTCCCATGGATGAAGAGCTTGAAATAACCGAAGGTGAAGAGGGCGACGACTGGATCAAGATCGAGATCGATGAAGACGAAGGTTATATAAGTGCTGATTATATCAAATTTGTTGAAAAACTTGAGACAGCGATCTCAATTCAGGAACTTAAATACGGCGAAGGCGTATCAGATGTCAGAGTTTCAATAGTAAACTATGCAAAACAGTTCCTTGGAAATCCTTATGTATGGGGCGGAACATCTCTTACACACGGAGCTGACTGCTCAGGATATGTTCAGAGTATATTCAAGCACTTTAATATATATCTTCCGAGAACATCATCACAGCAGGCTACCTGTGGTACAAAAGTATCCGCAAGTGAGATGAAGCCGGGCGATCTGGTATTTTATGCAAAGTATGGCCGTGTAAATCACGTTGCGATATACATCGGAAATGGTCAGGTAATAAATGCATCAAGTCCGAAAACAGGAATCAAGATATCGAATACATACTACCGTACACCGGTGGCTATCAGAAGAGTAATAAGCGACTGA